One genomic window of Bartonella sp. HY038 includes the following:
- the serB gene encoding phosphoserine phosphatase SerB: protein MPNSEPLIATLIANPVDPVLTPALAEKASQSVNASAIYWLADNIALDMPLKQGISQEEAYQTLLESLDGEPIDVVVQKVEKRRKKLLLADMDSTMIEQECIDELAEEAGLRDHVSDITKRAMNGEIAFEPALRERVALLKGLPLTIIDKVINERISLMAGGRELIQTMRANGAYTALVSGGFTLFTSVIGEKIGFNEHNSNELLHDGENLTGIVQEPILGKQAKLDKLLEICNRLSITPLEAMAVGDGANDLAMLQAAGSGVALHAKPVVAEAASMRIDYSDLTALLYIQGYRKADFKG, encoded by the coding sequence ATGCCTAATAGTGAACCTCTTATTGCTACGCTCATTGCCAATCCGGTTGATCCAGTTTTAACACCTGCATTGGCTGAAAAAGCCTCACAAAGTGTTAATGCAAGTGCTATTTATTGGCTTGCTGATAATATTGCTCTTGATATGCCATTAAAGCAAGGCATATCGCAAGAGGAAGCCTATCAAACTTTACTGGAAAGTCTTGATGGGGAGCCAATCGATGTAGTTGTGCAAAAAGTAGAAAAGCGCCGCAAGAAATTGTTACTTGCTGATATGGATTCTACCATGATTGAGCAAGAATGTATTGACGAGCTTGCAGAGGAAGCAGGGCTTCGCGATCATGTTTCCGACATTACAAAACGTGCAATGAATGGTGAGATTGCTTTTGAACCCGCATTACGCGAGCGTGTAGCTTTATTAAAAGGTTTACCGCTTACAATCATTGACAAAGTTATTAATGAGCGCATTAGCCTCATGGCAGGTGGTCGCGAACTCATACAAACAATGCGGGCAAATGGTGCTTATACTGCTTTGGTATCGGGTGGCTTTACGTTGTTTACTTCTGTCATTGGCGAAAAAATCGGCTTTAATGAGCATAATTCTAATGAATTATTGCATGATGGCGAAAATCTCACTGGTATTGTACAAGAACCGATTTTAGGCAAACAAGCAAAACTTGATAAATTATTAGAAATCTGTAACCGCTTGAGTATTACCCCGCTTGAAGCAATGGCAGTCGGTGATGGCGCTAATGATCTTGCTATGTTGCAAGCCGCAGGCTCTGGCGTTGCACTACATGCAAAACCCGTTGTTGCAGAAGCTGCTTCCATGCGAATTGACTATAGCGACCTTACTGCACTTTTATATATTCAAGGTTATCGCAAGGCAGATTTTAAAGGTTAA
- the miaA gene encoding tRNA (adenosine(37)-N6)-dimethylallyltransferase MiaA, with the protein MDQNSANTQKNNVILIAGPTASGKSQLAIDLALAYDGVIINTDSMQIYDVLNLLTARPSPRELAQAPHHLYGHVSPKLFFSTGHWLENVQQLLYDNQIANKTLIFVGGTGLYFRALIGGVAQMPEIPNHIREKWRNALLEKGAPTLHEVLSREDPITAERLNPNDGQRIARALEIVEATQKSITWWQAQKTQPLINAENAIKIVLAPERQSNKSRISLRLDQMVKFGALDEVKALLALDLAPSMPAMKAIGVREFSNFLSGKAPLNEAVERAKIETYQYAKRQMTWFRNQFKEDWQHFESSDKAFISLKNLMGS; encoded by the coding sequence ATGGATCAGAACTCCGCGAACACGCAAAAAAACAATGTTATTTTGATAGCCGGTCCGACAGCCAGCGGCAAGTCACAATTAGCAATTGATCTAGCTTTAGCCTATGATGGTGTCATCATTAACACAGATTCCATGCAGATTTATGATGTTTTAAATCTTTTAACCGCACGCCCCTCGCCTCGCGAACTCGCGCAAGCACCTCATCATCTTTATGGACATGTTTCCCCTAAGCTATTTTTTTCTACTGGCCACTGGTTAGAAAATGTTCAACAACTTTTATACGATAATCAAATCGCCAACAAAACGCTCATTTTTGTAGGTGGTACAGGTCTTTATTTTCGCGCGCTAATCGGCGGCGTTGCACAAATGCCAGAAATACCAAATCATATTCGTGAAAAATGGCGTAATGCTTTACTTGAAAAAGGCGCTCCAACTTTACATGAAGTTTTAAGTAGGGAGGACCCAATAACCGCAGAGCGCCTTAATCCAAATGACGGACAACGCATTGCAAGGGCTTTAGAAATCGTTGAGGCAACCCAAAAATCTATAACTTGGTGGCAGGCACAAAAGACACAGCCCTTAATCAATGCTGAAAATGCGATTAAAATTGTCTTGGCACCCGAACGCCAAAGCAATAAAAGCCGCATCAGCCTGCGCCTTGATCAGATGGTAAAATTCGGCGCATTGGACGAAGTCAAGGCGCTTTTAGCTCTTGACCTTGCGCCCTCAATGCCAGCGATGAAGGCTATTGGCGTGCGTGAGTTTTCTAATTTTTTAAGTGGCAAAGCCCCATTGAATGAAGCGGTTGAACGGGCAAAAATTGAAACCTACCAATATGCCAAACGCCAAATGACATGGTTTCGCAATCAATTTAAAGAGGATTGGCAGCATTTTGAAAGTAGCGACAAAGCTTTTATTTCTTTAAAAAATCTGATGGGTAGTTAA